The genomic stretch TTACAATCGAGAGCGTTTCTTTTTGAATAATTTTTAAAGATTGGCATATTTCAATTCTACTTATCAGACATGAACATGATAAAAAATATTTCTAAAGTGTTTGCTGCTTATATTATTTACTATGACGGATTTAAAAAAAATTAAATGGATCAATGCGTAATATGTTGAGGCTATTTGTTCCTGCATTTATGTCTGTGATGACAATTAACTTATATAAACATTTAAAAGAATTAGGGCGTGTCCTCATTTGGCTTTACACCAAATAAATATGCAAGCAATGTAAATCATAGACTGGTAATTTCGTGCAAGCTTATCAAATCGGGTTGCAATCGCTCGGAAATGCTTCAATCTCGCAAACACATTTTCAACTAAATGTCTTAATTTATATAGATATTTATCAAACTCCTTATTCGATCTTTTACTATTTGATCTCATTGGAATGATGGGAATCATATCCTTGTTCTGGGCATATATTCTAATGTGCTCAGCATCATACCCCTTATCAGCAATGAGATAAGTTGCCTCGCCTACAGTATCAATCAGTTGTTTTGCAACTTGACTGTCGTGGACGCCACCCCCAGTGATTTTAAAATCAATCGGTAATCCATTCGCGTCGGTTGCAAGATGTATTTTTGTTGTTCGTCCACCACGTGATTGTCCAATTGCTCTTTCGAAACCATTCCGAGCTCCACTTGCATGTTGATGCACGCGTATGTAGCTTCCGTCAATGAATACCCATTCTTGATCCAAGACGCCTCGTAATCTAAAAAAAATTTATTCCACAATCCCTTGCTTGCCCAACGATTAAAACGATTATAAGCAGTTTGCCAAGGACAAAATTCTTGAGGAATATCACGCCATGTGGCGCCTGTACGCAGTTTCCATAAGATCGCTTCCATGATATTTCTACTATTCTTTGAACGGTAGCAACCATGTAATCGCATAGTATCTTGAATTTGCTGCCAGATATCATCGGTAAGAAGAGTACGTGCCATTGAAAATATAGAAATAAAAATAACTCAAAGGAGGATTTTAAGTATTTAAAACATTCTTCAAATGAGGACACGCCCTAGTAATTTACCAGCCTCTTTTAATATAAGGCCAGTATTAGCGTCTTTTCATGCTTTTTACAGGATAAATTCCGGGAAAATTCAAACATTGAATAAATCCTCTACCCTGTAGCAACTCAACTTAATGTTTAAATACTTGTTCAAACATGGGGACTAAAAATTTATTGCCATATTCACTCAAATGGTCATCATCATAATACAAAGGACGAGCATTTTTTGAACCATAGCAATATTCTGTATCACATAAATAAGGCAGAGGATTCAAGATTTTTACTCCACAGCGCTGAGCTGCTTCATCCTGAGCATCCCAGACAATTTTATGCCGTTTATGATATTCAGAAAGTGATAGCTTCATATCTTCCACAGCACCATGAATAACCAGCTTATGCGAAATGGTCTTGGGAATATCTATTCCGAACTCTGGTATTGGTCGCATTAAATAAACCGGTCGGTCTTTTGCCAAACGACATGCTGTATCAACTAAAACTTGGGAAAATTCCTTTATAAACTGCTTATCATCATTATAAAGATATTTTTTACTGAAGTAGACTGGTGCTAGTTTAGACCGTTCCGATTGGTCAGGCTCATTCACACCTTTGACATATTCTGAAGTACGACTGACCAAAACTAGCGGAATGTTAGGATATTTTTTTAATTCGTCATTTGCCCATTGATTTAAAAGATCACATGAATCTGCACTGTACTCTTTATGATCTATATATCGAATACCATCCAGTGTAGGACAGCTATCCATAAACCAGGAAATCACACCTGAGTTAAAGTGAGAGGCTGCTGTGCCCAAAGAACTTGCTACTGCTGATGCATGGCTATCGCCCATTAAAATTGCTAAAATTTTTTCTTTTCCATACACACAACTTGGCGACCCTATTTTGTCATGAGAGGCATTACACTCTTCACGTCTAGGATCTATATCCCATGTTTCTGCAGCAGCAATCTCTACAATTTTAGGTAATCGAATTTCTTCAAAGGGAAGTAGTTTGGCACTGATCGCGATTGCAGATAAACTCGCAAGCAAACCAAAACCAAAGATGACTATAGCTTGTCTGGAAAGACGGAATTTCGTTAAAAATTGGCGTGAGGGTATTTCAACCAATAAATAGGAAAGATGCCCCAGTATCAGACTAAGCACCAAACCAAATAGTATCCAGTTCAGATCATCTTGCACACTACCAAAATACAAGCTGACCACAACCGGCCAATGCCACAAGTAAATCGAATATGAACGATCTCCCAACCATTGTGCAACAGGGTGTGTGGTTAACATGGAGTCTTTCTGTTGTGACAATATAACCAGTGCTGTACCTAGTACTGGTAACGCCGCCCAAGCAGAAGGCCAAACCAACCCCTTATGAATGACCAACATGGCCAATACCAATAAAAAACCTCCCACTACAAAGTACATCTTGGCAAATCTTTGTAATTGTGGAAATTCTTTCGCAGCTAAATAAACCAATCCACCAGAAACGAACTCCCAGCCTCGAACAGGCAGTAAATAAAAGGAAGCTACGGGTTTTGAATGAGATATCGCGATGCTTAAAAGGAGAGATCCCAGAAATGCAAAACATAATCCGTATAATAAGGTACGGCGTTCCGATTTAATTTTTGTCAGTAGTAACAAGTAAATAGGTAATAATAGATAAAATTGAAACTCAATACCCAATGTCCATGTATGTAATAACCACTTTTCATGAGCAGTGCCATCAAAGTAATTAGAAGTACGCCAGTAATAAAGATTAGAGTTAAAAGACAGAGCACTACTCGATTGCGTACCCAAAAACATATAGTCAGGTAAGGGTAACCAAAACCACCCTAAAACCAGCAAAATAATAATAAGTATCATCAGGGCAGGAAAAATCCGTCTTATCCGTGCCATATAAAAATCAAATAATTTGAAGCTGTTTTTTTCAAGACTGCTGCAAAGGATTGCTGTCATCAGGAATCCTGAAATGACAAAAAATATATCTACACCCAAAAAGCCTGCACTAAACCCTGGAACTTTGAAGTGAAAAAACAATACCATTAATACCGCATAGGCACGCAGTCCATTGATATCTAATCGAAAACCAATATTTGAATTTGGCGGTGTCATCATGTCAACCTGCTCAAAATATTTTTTTAATGTTGGGTTTATAAGTTTATTTTTTGATGCATGATGAAGAAAAATTTGCATTAAATCAGAATGCAGTTAAAAAATTAGACAATACTAGAAGGTTTATAATATCTCTTAACTTTTTAATTATATTCGGTTATTTTTCTTCTTTTTAAAAATTGATTGATATTTACTCAACCTTCTTATCTTCAAACTTGTCTTGTTTGAAGTCAATAGGCTAGACACATAACTCTATAAAAATATTTGTAGGCATCATTCAAAATACTTTTAAGACTAACATCATCACTTATCTAGCTAATTTAGGCTTTTTCGTCGTGCTATAAAGGGTATAACTATCTGATATATCAACTTTCAGTTATAGTCCTCATTACTTTAAATAATTGTTTTGGAAATCAAGCTTCTGATCCCCATCAGCATCTCTACAAGTCCTGAAAAAATATTAACAGCCCCGCTATACTATTTTTATGTGCGTTTTCCCAGTTCTAAAATGATCACTTCAGCATTTATTTTCTCTGTAATTCATTAACCCCAAATACCATGATTATCATTGGTTGATTATTCATTAATGCATTAAGTCGCTTAAAGAAACCTGCTCTCAACATAGCCACACACCCTAAAATTTTATACAATAGTGCATCCTTTTCCATGGTGCTGCTTTATGACTGCTTGGACTGCTCATGTCACTGTCGCAACTGTCGTTGAAAAAGACGGAAAATTCCTGTTTGTAGAAGAACATACAGAAGGTGTGACACACACGGTATTTAATCAGCCTGCGGGTCATATCGAATGTGGCGAAACTATTATTGAAGCTGCCATTCGCGAAACCATGGAAGAAACCGGACATACAGTGAGTATTGAATCACTGCTAGGTATTTATACCTATACCCCACCGATGTTCCAGGATCGTACTTATTTTCGTTTCTGCTTTTTAGCCAAATCCATTGACTACGACCCAAATGCCGCTTTAGATGCTGACATTATCGGTGCAGTCTGGATGACGCTAGATGAATTGCTTGAATCTGCTCGTGCGCGTAGCCCACTGGTGATTAAAGCCGTACAAGATGCGCTTTCAGGTCAAAAGTACCCTCTATCGCTCATTTACGAGCACCAAAATTCTCCCTTAATTTCAAATTTGGATGCCTAATCCTATGCAACAACGTGTCATCGTCGGTATGTCAGGTGGTGTAGATTCATCTGTTTCTGCTGCCCTTTTACTTCAACAAGGTTATCAGGTTGAAGGTCTTTTCATGAAAAACTGGGAAGAAGATGACGGCACAGAATATTGCACGGCGATGGATGACCTTGCCGATGCTCAGGCCGTTTGCGACAAAATCGGGATTAAGCTGCATACTGCGAACTTTGCCATGGAATATTGGGATCGCGTATTCGAGCATTTCCTGGCGGAATATGCGGCTGGCCGTACGCCAAACCCAGACATTTTATGTAATAAAGAAATTAAATTCCGTGCCTTCTTAGATCACGCGATTAACCTAGGTGCAGACTTTATTGCAACAGGTCATTATTGCCGTCGTGGTGAAACCATGACCAATTCACGTGGTGAAGAATATGCACCGCTACTGCGTGGTGTAGACAATAACAAAGACCAGACCTATTTCCTGCATGCGGTTCATGGTCGTGAAATTAACAAGACCCTGTTCCCTGTTGGTGAAATTGAAAAGCCACAAGTCCGTAAAATTGCAGAAGAATTAGATCTGGTCACGGCCAAGAAAAAAGACTCGACTGGCATCTGTTTCATTGGTGAACGTCGATTTAATGACTTCTTGAAGCAATATTTACCTGCTCAACCCGGAAAAATCGTACTGGAAGACGGTAAAGAGGTTGGTGATCATCACGGCTTAATGTACTATACGCTCGGTCAACGCGGTGGTATTGGTATTGGCGGTATGAAAGGCGTCGCTGAAGGCGCCTGGTTCGTATTGCATAAAGATATCGAAGGCAATCGTCTGGTGGTCGGCCAAGGCCATGAACACCCACTGATGCAAAGCACCATACTTTGGAGTGAGGCGATTGACTGGGTGGCAGGTGAGCAAGATATTCCTGAAACAGGTTTCCGCTGTACAGCCAAAACCCGTTACCGTCAGACTGATCAAGCGTGTACGGTATACCAGGATTCAGAATCACCGAATGGTGTTCGTGTTGAGTTTGATGAACCTCAACGTGCAGTGACCCCAGGTCAAAGCGTGGTGTTCTATTCAGGTGAAGTTTGTTTAGGAGGTGGTGTGATTCATCATACCAATGCACCTAAACCTGATTTTATAAAAGGATGAATTCGGCATGACGGAGTTACCATTTCAACCAGCCACAACGTTGAATACTCGTCAAAATCGTGCTTTGGCATTAGCGGGTGTGTTTCAGGCCACCCAGCTAACCCATATGACAGCATTGACGGGGCAGCAAAGCATTGGTGAAAGTGGTAACTTTTATTTTGAACAGTTAATTAGAGCCAGTCTTAATATCCGTCCCGGCAGCAATCAGAATGCCCAGACGCTCGACTTTTTTAATCAACTGGCCGATATTTCCTTAGGTTTAAAAACATTAGAAAGCAGCATTATTCAACCCTTCAATACTTCACCCAAATCCAGAATTCCAAAACTTTCCAGCACTAAACTTCCCATGAGCTATGCTATGGCACTTCTTCAGTTAGAAAAGAAGGTCTATAGCAACCCCAAATTTGTTGAAATTATTGAACAGTCTCAACAGAAAATTCTCAGACAGCTCTCCTTCTTCGATAATAATTACCTGCACCCCAGCATCATTGCCAACCTTGCTCAAACCTATGTCGATACGGCCGGACAGATTAATCCGCGTATTATGGTACGTGGCAATGCCGAAGCCTTTAAAGATGCCGGACACACCAACCGCATTCGTGCGTCCTTATTTACCGGTTTGCAAATGGCGCATCTGTGGCGTCAGCTCGGTGGCAGCTCTTGGGGTATGGTATTTGGCAAACGCAAGTTGCTACAAGATATTCAGAATCTAGCGCGTTTACAGTTTCAGGTGGTTTAACTGATGCTGCACGTGTTTTGTTTTACGTTTAATTCCAAAATCTAAGGAATCGATATGAACGCTTTAACTGCACTTTCTCCATTAGATGGACGTTACGCGAGCAAATGTGATGCTCTACGTCCCTTTCTTTCTGAGTTTGGTTTAATCCATGCTCGTGTGACTGTTGAAGTGCGTTGGTTACAAGCGCTTGCAAACCACCCGGAAATTACTGAAGTACCGGCGTTTTCAGGCGAAACTAATGCAGCGCTTGATGCGATTGTGAGCGATTTTTCTGAAGATGATGCCAATCGCATCAAAGAGATCGAACGCACCACTAACCACGACGTTAAAGCGGTTGAGTATTTCCTGAAAGAAAAAATCGCTGGTATCGAAGAACTTAAAAATGCCGGTGAATTCATTCACTTTGCATGTACGTCTGAAGATATTAACAATCTGTCACATGCCTTGATGCTGAAAAGCGGTCGTGATGTACTAGTTGCATCTATGCAGCAAATCATTGATTCAATCGTTGCGCTTTCTGAAAAGCATGCAGACCAGCCAATGTTGTCTCGTACTCATGGTCAAACTGCAAGCCCGACGACTTTGGGTAAAGAAATGGCGAACGTGGCTTACCGTCTTGCACGTCAAATCAAACAGTTCAAAAATGTTGAGCTACTAGGCAAAATCAATGGTGCAGTCGGTAACTACAATGCGCACTACTCTGCTTACCCAGACATCAACTGGCCTGCGCATTCACGAGCATTTGTAGAGTCTCTGGGTCTAGACTTCAACCCGTACACCACTCAAATCGAGCCACACGATTATATGGCTGAATTGT from Acinetobacter lwoffii encodes the following:
- a CDS encoding IS5 family transposase (programmed frameshift); amino-acid sequence: MARTLLTDDIWQQIQDTMRLHGCYRSKNSRNIMEAILWKLRTGATWRDIPQEFCPWQTAYNRFNRWASKGLWNKFFLDLRGVLDQEWVFIDGSYIRVHQHASGARNGFERAIGQSRGGRTTKIHLATDANGLPIDFKITGGGVHDSQVAKQLIDTVGEATYLIADKGYDAEHIRIYAQNKDMIPIIPMRSNSKRSNKEFDKYLYKLRHLVENVFARLKHFRAIATRFDKLARNYQSMIYIACIFIWCKAK
- a CDS encoding acyltransferase family protein, producing MQIFLHHASKNKLINPTLKKYFEQVDMMTPPNSNIGFRLDINGLRAYAVLMVLFFHFKVPGFSAGFLGVDIFFVISGFLMTAILCSSLEKNSFKLFDFYMARIRRIFPALMILIIILLVLGWFWLPLPDYMFLGTQSSSALSFNSNLYYWRTSNYFDGTAHEKWLLHTWTLGIEFQFYLLLPIYLLLLTKIKSERRTLLYGLCFAFLGSLLLSIAISHSKPVASFYLLPVRGWEFVSGGLVYLAAKEFPQLQRFAKMYFVVGGFLLVLAMLVIHKGLVWPSAWAALPVLGTALVILSQQKDSMLTTHPVAQWLGDRSYSIYLWHWPVVVSLYFGSVQDDLNWILFGLVLSLILGHLSYLLVEIPSRQFLTKFRLSRQAIVIFGFGLLASLSAIAISAKLLPFEEIRLPKIVEIAAAETWDIDPRREECNASHDKIGSPSCVYGKEKILAILMGDSHASAVASSLGTAASHFNSGVISWFMDSCPTLDGIRYIDHKEYSADSCDLLNQWANDELKKYPNIPLVLVSRTSEYVKGVNEPDQSERSKLAPVYFSKKYLYNDDKQFIKEFSQVLVDTACRLAKDRPVYLMRPIPEFGIDIPKTISHKLVIHGAVEDMKLSLSEYHKRHKIVWDAQDEAAQRCGVKILNPLPYLCDTEYCYGSKNARPLYYDDDHLSEYGNKFLVPMFEQVFKH
- a CDS encoding NUDIX hydrolase, encoding MTAWTAHVTVATVVEKDGKFLFVEEHTEGVTHTVFNQPAGHIECGETIIEAAIRETMEETGHTVSIESLLGIYTYTPPMFQDRTYFRFCFLAKSIDYDPNAALDADIIGAVWMTLDELLESARARSPLVIKAVQDALSGQKYPLSLIYEHQNSPLISNLDA
- the mnmA gene encoding tRNA 2-thiouridine(34) synthase MnmA, producing MQQRVIVGMSGGVDSSVSAALLLQQGYQVEGLFMKNWEEDDGTEYCTAMDDLADAQAVCDKIGIKLHTANFAMEYWDRVFEHFLAEYAAGRTPNPDILCNKEIKFRAFLDHAINLGADFIATGHYCRRGETMTNSRGEEYAPLLRGVDNNKDQTYFLHAVHGREINKTLFPVGEIEKPQVRKIAEELDLVTAKKKDSTGICFIGERRFNDFLKQYLPAQPGKIVLEDGKEVGDHHGLMYYTLGQRGGIGIGGMKGVAEGAWFVLHKDIEGNRLVVGQGHEHPLMQSTILWSEAIDWVAGEQDIPETGFRCTAKTRYRQTDQACTVYQDSESPNGVRVEFDEPQRAVTPGQSVVFYSGEVCLGGGVIHHTNAPKPDFIKG
- the hflD gene encoding high frequency lysogenization protein HflD, which gives rise to MTELPFQPATTLNTRQNRALALAGVFQATQLTHMTALTGQQSIGESGNFYFEQLIRASLNIRPGSNQNAQTLDFFNQLADISLGLKTLESSIIQPFNTSPKSRIPKLSSTKLPMSYAMALLQLEKKVYSNPKFVEIIEQSQQKILRQLSFFDNNYLHPSIIANLAQTYVDTAGQINPRIMVRGNAEAFKDAGHTNRIRASLFTGLQMAHLWRQLGGSSWGMVFGKRKLLQDIQNLARLQFQVV
- the purB gene encoding adenylosuccinate lyase, which translates into the protein MNALTALSPLDGRYASKCDALRPFLSEFGLIHARVTVEVRWLQALANHPEITEVPAFSGETNAALDAIVSDFSEDDANRIKEIERTTNHDVKAVEYFLKEKIAGIEELKNAGEFIHFACTSEDINNLSHALMLKSGRDVLVASMQQIIDSIVALSEKHADQPMLSRTHGQTASPTTLGKEMANVAYRLARQIKQFKNVELLGKINGAVGNYNAHYSAYPDINWPAHSRAFVESLGLDFNPYTTQIEPHDYMAELFDALRRFNTILIDFNRDVWGYISLGFFKQKLKEGEVGSSTMPHKVNPIDFENSEGNLGIANAVLAHLGEKLPISRWQRDLTDSTVLRNMGVGFAQSLIAFEACSKGIGKLELNAARINEDLDNAQEVLAEPIQTVMRRYNVEKPYEKLKALTRGQAMTRDMMVDFVNGNELEAVPAADRARLAEMTPASYTGNAADQAKQVAALIAKI